A window of Juglans regia cultivar Chandler chromosome 7, Walnut 2.0, whole genome shotgun sequence contains these coding sequences:
- the LOC109006701 gene encoding transcriptional regulator SUPERMAN-like, with protein MESGKQRGSETSSEENDGLEQFKDHMGNRRFYECTFCKQGFTNAQALGGHMNIHRKDRAKAKQRACPSFSNKSNEDYNDIPSRYISQVSTEPAKYFPVFEAQRNYHMHFQPSASDTRHPQASAFRRQSDHVLASRSQSWGMNQELLLADLGLQIGPMHVVDDGMKRAVNKADELDLELRLGHDPY; from the coding sequence ATGGAATCCGGAAAACAAAGAGGCTCGGAAACTTCAAGCGAAGAGAATGATGGGCTAGAACAATTCAAAGACCACATGGGCAACAGACGCTTTTACGAATGCACATTCTGCAAGCAGGGCTTCACTAACGCGCAGGCCTTGGGAGGGCATATGAACATCCACCGCAAAGATCGAGCAAAGGCCAAGCAACGCGCATGCCCTTCGTTTTCAAATAAGTCGAACGAGGACTACAACGACATCCCTTCTAGATATATTTCACAGGTTTCAACCGAACCAGCAAAGTACTTTCCAGTTTTTGAGGCGCAAAGGAATTATCATATGCACTTTCAACCATCGGCATCAGACACTAGACACCCACAAGCTAGTGCTTTCCGACGTCAGAGCGATCATGTGCTCGCGTCGAGGTCCCAGTCCTGGGGTATGAACCAGGAACTTTTGCTTGCAGATTTGGGCCTCCAAATTGGCCCCATGCATGTGGTGGATGATGGAATGAAGAGGGCTGTTAACAAAGCTGATGAACTGGATTTGGAGCTTCGACTAGGTCACGATCCATATTGA